The sequence TTCGAAACGTTGCTGGGTCGCCAGAATAAGAAGCAGTACGAGGCTGCCATCCTCCGGGCGTTTGTCGATGAACCGGGACTGGATCGCGAGCGGCTCAAGGAACGAGGAGCGCTCCAACAATCGGTTGAGAATGTCAGAGGATCGCTGGCCGTGATATTTCCGAAGGCGACCCCCTCTTTTGACGTGTTAGACGACGAAGAGCATCAATCCAATAAAGTGAAGTGCCGGCTTCATACCAATGGCGTCACGCACGAGCTGGACATCACACACGAACTCGTCGGTTCAGCAGACTTCCGTGAACTCCAGAAGCTGACCGCTTCGGCAATCGGGTTGGGACGCCCTCCGTACAGACTCAAAGCCAAGGATCAGGAGAATCCCTATCGGGCCACTGATGAGTTGGTGAGGGCGATCTTAGATATGGGGAGGCAGGGGCTCAGCATCCAGCGTTACAAAGGGTTGGGGGAAATGAACCCTGGGCAACTGTGGGAAACGACCATGAATCCCGAAATGCGCACCCTCCTACGGGTGACGCTTGAGGACCTCACCGGCGTAGACGAGATCTTTACGATTCTGATGGGTGACGAGGTTGAACCGCGTCGCAATTTCATTCAAACGCACGCGCTCGAGGTTAAGAATTTGGACGTGTAGCGAACGCGGCGGTCTCCGCATGTATCAGCGAAGAAGTGGATGTGGATGGTTGAGGAAAACGAGGAGTTGTAATGCCCCCTGACGAGCGTTTGGGTCATATCGCGATCGAAGACGAGATGAAGTCGTCATATCTCGATTACGCAATGAGCGTGATCGTGGGTCGGGCGCTTCCCGACGTTCGCGACGGACTCAAACCGGTGCATCGCCGCATCTTGTTCGGCATGAATGAAATGGGCCTCGCTTCCAATCGGGCCTACCGGAAGTCGGCCAAGATCGTGGGCGAGATCATGGGGAACTACCATCCCCACGGCGATTCGGCCATTTATGACACCCTCGTGCGGATGGCGCAGAACTTCAACATGCGCTATCCCCTCGTCGATGGCCAGGGCAATTATGGCTCCATGGACGGCGACTCAGCGGCGGCCATGCGCTACACCGAAGCACGCATGACTAAATTGGCTGAAGAGATGCTAGCTGATATCGATAAGGAAACGGTCGACTTCGTCCCGAATTATGATGAGTCGAGGCAAGAACCGTTGGTCCTCCCGACCAGAGTGCCGAACCTCCTGGTCAACGGCGCAGGTGGCATTGCGGTTGGTTATGCTACCAATATCCCGACCCACAACATTACCGAAGTCATAGAGGGATTGCTCCTCCTGTTGGAGAACCCTGAGGTGACGATCGCCGAATTGATGAAGAAAATACCCGGCCCCGATTTTCCAACCGCCGGGTTTATTTATGGCGTGAGCGGCATAAAGGAAGCCTATGAGACCGGGCGAGGCCTCCTCACATTGCGAGCGAAAGTGGTGGTGGAGACCGATGAACGAACCGATCGAGAGCGCCTGATCGTCACGGAGATTCCCTATCAAGTCAACAAGGTGAGCCTGATCAAGAAGATCGCCGAGTTGGTTCAAGAAGATCGGATCAAGGGTATCTCGGACCTTCGAGACGAGTCTTCCGATCGCGAAGGTGTACGAGTCGTCATTGAGCTGAAACGAAGCGAAATCCCATTGGTGGTCTTAAACAACCTCTACAAGCATACTCCACTCGAAACGACGTTCGGCGTCAATATGCTGGCACTGGTCAACAATAGGCCTGAGGTTCTGAACCTCAAGCGGATCCTCCATTATTTCCTCGAGCACCGACGCGAAGTCGTTGTGCGACGAACAGTTTTCGAGCTCAAAAAAGCGGAGGAACGGGCGCATATTCTCGAAGGACTCAAGATTGCACTCGATAATCTCGATGCCGTCATCACGCTCATCCGAGGGTCTCGGTCGCCGGACGAAGCACGGACGGGGTTGATGCGACAATTCGGCCTCACCGAAATTCAGGCCACAGCGATCCTCGACATGCGGCTCCAACGCTTGACGCAGCTAGAACGGACCAAGCTCATCGACGAGTACCAGGAGGTGCTGAAGCAGATCGAATACCTGAAGTCCGTGCTCGCGAGCGGAGCACTGGTGCGGACCATCATCAAGGATGAGCTGACCGAAATTCGCGAAGCCTAT is a genomic window of Candidatus Nitrospira kreftii containing:
- a CDS encoding DNA gyrase (type II topoisomerase), subunit A; amino-acid sequence: MPPDERLGHIAIEDEMKSSYLDYAMSVIVGRALPDVRDGLKPVHRRILFGMNEMGLASNRAYRKSAKIVGEIMGNYHPHGDSAIYDTLVRMAQNFNMRYPLVDGQGNYGSMDGDSAAAMRYTEARMTKLAEEMLADIDKETVDFVPNYDESRQEPLVLPTRVPNLLVNGAGGIAVGYATNIPTHNITEVIEGLLLLLENPEVTIAELMKKIPGPDFPTAGFIYGVSGIKEAYETGRGLLTLRAKVVVETDERTDRERLIVTEIPYQVNKVSLIKKIAELVQEDRIKGISDLRDESSDREGVRVVIELKRSEIPLVVLNNLYKHTPLETTFGVNMLALVNNRPEVLNLKRILHYFLEHRREVVVRRTVFELKKAEERAHILEGLKIALDNLDAVITLIRGSRSPDEARTGLMRQFGLTEIQATAILDMRLQRLTQLERTKLIDEYQEVLKQIEYLKSVLASGALVRTIIKDELTEIREAYKDERRTQIVKEEAEISLEDLIAEEEVIVSISHAGYIKRNAVSLYRAQRRGGKGKIGMGIKEEDFVEDLFTASTHDSLLFFTDAGKVFWLKVHEIPEASRAAKGKALVNLLALSSNEKVTATLPVKEFRDDRFIIMGTKKGIIKKTELSAFSNPRQGGIIALGLESGDKLIGVQLTDGQREILLGTRQGMTIRFKEEEVRPMGRTAYGVKGITLEEGNEVIGMETITPDSTTSILTVTEGGYGKRTPVGEYRVQGRGGKGIISVKTTERNGLAIGFLQVRDGDEIMLMAAQGKVLRCKVDDIREIGRNTQGVRILDLDGEGDRVVGVARLAEVVEREDVPSDDTPEAN